A single region of the Candidatus Methanomethylicota archaeon genome encodes:
- a CDS encoding retropepsin-like domain-containing protein: MRALKNVGIRFLGKEVSCTALFDTGSGITAVQRKFFEENFGAKWLTLDKPIKLYWINGEFIQVDKYAQIIIIVNGFTLPETALIVDEFAEEIEVEGRKIRLPELIIGSGTMDKYGITLDPKEGVKLTGATPLL, translated from the coding sequence ATGCGTGCATTGAAGAATGTGGGAATAAGATTTCTGGGTAAAGAGGTTAGTTGTACTGCTCTATTTGACACAGGCTCGGGAATAACAGCTGTTCAGCGGAAATTCTTCGAGGAGAACTTTGGTGCCAAATGGTTGACTCTCGATAAGCCTATAAAACTTTACTGGATTAATGGCGAATTCATTCAAGTGGATAAATATGCCCAAATCATAATAATAGTAAATGGTTTCACCCTCCCCGAAACAGCACTAATCGTAGATGAATTCGCTGAGGAAATTGAAGTGGAGGGTAGGAAGATACGTTTACCAGAACTAATAATAGGTTCTGGCACTATGGATAAGTATGGAATAACATTAGATCCGAAGGAAGGCGTTAAATTAACTGGAGCAACCCCATTACTTTAA
- a CDS encoding UbiD family decarboxylase has protein sequence MNIREFMGKLEAEGKLIRIRREVSVYHEAAEVMATLDGKPVYFEKIRESSIPIVGNLLSSRQLVAMALNVDVKGILHKLNWAMNNLKEPPIVDEGACQEVVEGNVDLTKLPILKHMPGDRGRYVTSAVCILRDPQTGVRNSSFHRLLLLDERRFVARIVEGRGTDTILKRSGGEAEVAICIGSPIQVMIAAATSLPHGVDELGMANALEPTPLVKCKKIDLEVPAETEIVLEGRITREKAPEGPFLDITETYDMEREQPIIEVKCITHRRNPIYQALIPGKSEHKILMGMPMEPLIYNEVNKVCKCINVYITPGGASWLHAIIQIKKEREDDAKKAIEAAFKAHKSLKHCIVVDEDINIYDLEEVEWAIATRVQADEDVYIYRGERGSSLDPSAKYIPGEKPITAKMGIDATIPLGKKDKPFKREKYKQVKIEEYLS, from the coding sequence ATGAATATTAGGGAATTCATGGGGAAACTTGAAGCTGAAGGGAAACTTATAAGGATAAGGAGGGAAGTTTCAGTATACCATGAAGCTGCAGAGGTTATGGCTACACTGGATGGCAAACCAGTATACTTCGAGAAGATTAGGGAATCAAGCATACCAATCGTTGGAAACTTGTTATCTTCAAGACAACTTGTGGCTATGGCTTTAAACGTGGATGTAAAGGGGATATTGCATAAATTGAATTGGGCTATGAACAATTTAAAGGAGCCGCCAATCGTGGATGAGGGGGCATGCCAAGAAGTAGTCGAGGGAAATGTGGATTTAACAAAACTCCCAATACTCAAACACATGCCAGGGGATAGGGGGAGATACGTTACAAGTGCAGTATGCATATTAAGAGATCCACAAACGGGGGTTAGAAATTCATCCTTCCACAGACTCCTACTACTAGATGAAAGGAGATTTGTGGCTAGGATAGTTGAGGGGAGGGGTACTGATACCATACTGAAAAGGTCTGGTGGAGAAGCCGAAGTAGCCATATGCATTGGAAGCCCAATACAAGTAATGATAGCAGCAGCCACATCCCTACCACATGGGGTAGATGAGCTTGGAATGGCCAACGCACTGGAACCAACACCACTAGTGAAATGCAAGAAGATAGATTTGGAAGTCCCAGCGGAAACTGAAATAGTTTTAGAGGGGAGGATAACGAGGGAAAAGGCGCCTGAGGGGCCATTCCTAGACATAACTGAAACCTACGACATGGAAAGAGAACAACCAATAATAGAAGTGAAGTGCATAACCCATAGGAGGAACCCAATATACCAAGCCCTAATACCAGGGAAAAGTGAACATAAAATATTGATGGGAATGCCCATGGAACCATTAATATACAATGAAGTAAACAAAGTGTGCAAATGCATAAACGTATACATAACCCCAGGGGGGGCTTCATGGCTACATGCAATAATACAAATAAAGAAGGAAAGGGAGGATGATGCCAAGAAAGCTATAGAAGCAGCATTCAAAGCCCACAAATCCCTAAAACACTGCATAGTGGTAGATGAAGACATAAACATATATGATTTAGAAGAAGTTGAGTGGGCAATAGCGACAAGAGTGCAAGCAGATGAAGATGTATACATTTATAGGGGGGAGAGAGGGTCATCACTAGATCCATCAGCAAAATATATCCCAGGAGAAAAGCCCATAACTGCAAAAATGGGGATAGATGCAACAATACCATTGGGAAAGAAGGATAAACCATTCAAAAGGGAGAAGTATAAACAAGTAAAAATTGAGGAATACTTATCATAG
- a CDS encoding DUF6062 family protein — MTEKNILTVRILEGMEKSSGCPLCYLWTECEERYLKHMLTNEVVMDPAFRGKVVAAGGFCNRHAHTLYRAIHGGDVEDGLGYALYMKDITGKIMEQLSHLHENLLNNFKSSKSRMPFHREKRNIIALDNIINYDARRQQCPICEHLWSMNQIYLHTLVQMLDDDENFRIKFSSSKGLCLPHFASAMQIIHLNKLKNPIHVAKALIDAEIKNLQLIEHLLSEFIRKQSWEFRDEHFGEEVNVNILALNFLFGAEGVYLKK; from the coding sequence ATGACGGAGAAGAATATTCTAACTGTAAGGATTCTTGAAGGAATGGAAAAATCGAGTGGATGTCCATTATGCTACCTTTGGACTGAATGTGAAGAGCGTTATTTGAAGCATATGCTTACAAATGAAGTGGTGATGGATCCTGCCTTTAGGGGGAAGGTGGTGGCTGCTGGAGGCTTCTGTAATCGTCATGCACATACGTTGTATCGAGCTATCCACGGAGGTGATGTTGAAGATGGTTTAGGCTATGCCCTTTACATGAAAGATATAACTGGAAAAATTATGGAACAACTTTCTCATCTACACGAAAACTTATTAAATAATTTTAAATCTTCAAAAAGTAGAATGCCATTTCATAGGGAGAAGAGGAATATCATTGCGCTAGATAACATAATAAATTATGATGCTCGAAGGCAACAGTGTCCTATATGTGAACACTTATGGTCAATGAATCAAATATATCTGCACACGCTTGTTCAGATGCTGGATGATGATGAGAATTTCAGGATAAAATTCAGTTCATCAAAAGGACTTTGCCTTCCACATTTTGCATCAGCTATGCAAATAATTCACCTTAACAAACTTAAAAATCCAATTCATGTAGCCAAAGCACTTATCGACGCAGAAATAAAGAATCTTCAATTAATAGAACATCTACTATCAGAATTTATAAGAAAACAAAGCTGGGAGTTTAGAGATGAACATTTTGGAGAGGAAGTCAATGTAAACATTCTTGCACTAAACTTTTTATTTGGTGCAGAAGGAGTTTATCTAAAGAAATAA
- a CDS encoding HEPN domain-containing protein has protein sequence MNMLERKIKCSREFTDILIQRLGGKLFKVVLFGSVAKGLCDKDSDVDLLVIVDNVTDDVRRIVAEAAFEASIKLHEPIEYIVMSLEEYRMKSLGNPLIYEIENYGKVLYYDPKPEEEMVKKLIELAEEYHNYALKCMQQLMYRPAVDLGQNAIELTLKALILAKGETLPKSHGGYIHKFGEIYVIRGEVDRGIITKLYRALEIRNKARYDPEYIPVEVDANEIIQTYEEIREIAYKVLKEKRIDHNIRSPS, from the coding sequence ATGAACATGCTCGAAAGGAAGATTAAATGCTCCAGGGAGTTTACTGATATTTTAATTCAAAGATTGGGGGGTAAGTTATTTAAAGTAGTCTTATTTGGGAGTGTAGCTAAAGGTTTATGCGATAAAGATAGTGATGTAGATTTACTAGTAATTGTTGATAACGTAACAGATGATGTTAGGAGGATCGTGGCTGAAGCAGCATTTGAAGCCAGTATTAAATTACATGAACCAATAGAGTATATTGTTATGAGCTTGGAAGAATATAGGATGAAAAGTTTAGGCAACCCACTAATCTATGAAATTGAGAATTATGGTAAAGTGCTCTACTACGATCCTAAACCGGAAGAGGAAATGGTTAAAAAGTTAATTGAGTTAGCTGAGGAATACCATAACTATGCATTAAAGTGTATGCAACAATTAATGTATAGACCGGCAGTTGATCTAGGGCAAAACGCAATAGAACTAACACTGAAAGCATTAATACTTGCCAAAGGAGAAACTTTGCCGAAAAGTCATGGAGGTTACATCCACAAATTTGGAGAAATTTATGTAATTCGAGGTGAAGTTGACAGAGGTATAATAACGAAACTCTATAGGGCATTGGAGATAAGGAATAAAGCAAGATATGACCCTGAATACATACCAGTAGAAGTAGATGCAAATGAAATTATTCAAACATACGAGGAGATTAGGGAGATAGCTTACAAAGTCCTTAAAGAGAAGAGAATCGATCATAACATACGGTCACCCTCATAA
- a CDS encoding radical SAM protein, translated as MGKCLICNSKSPLISDSIGVCVKCIREKPDEALKIVGRVRRATREVFDLPAEVPKDPDGLKCGICGNECIIGVGKKGFCGLTYNIDGKLVRLGGNTDKGVLEWYYDPLPTNCVAWWFCPGCTGAGYPKYAYKPTAETGYVNLAVFYGACSLDCLFCQNWHYRSLSKKLSPYMSSEELASKVNSRVSCICFFGGDPSPQMPHAIKTSEIAMEKAEKEGRILRICWETNGNMSRGYALRAAELSFKTGGVVKFDLKAWDENIYKALCGVSNKPSFENFKMIGEKYFRERSEVPILTASTLLIPGYIDAIEVENIAKFIAEIDPNIPYTLLAFYPQYVMDDLPTTSRKQAYECYEIAKKYLKNVRIGNIHLLS; from the coding sequence TTGGGGAAATGCTTAATTTGCAACTCTAAATCACCATTAATATCGGACAGCATAGGTGTCTGTGTAAAGTGTATTAGGGAGAAGCCTGATGAAGCATTGAAGATTGTTGGTAGGGTTCGTAGAGCAACCCGTGAAGTCTTCGATTTACCAGCAGAAGTACCGAAAGACCCGGATGGATTGAAATGTGGAATTTGTGGAAATGAATGTATCATTGGAGTTGGGAAGAAGGGGTTTTGTGGATTAACATACAACATTGATGGAAAACTTGTACGTTTAGGTGGAAATACGGATAAGGGGGTTCTGGAATGGTACTACGATCCCCTACCAACGAATTGTGTTGCATGGTGGTTCTGCCCAGGATGTACTGGTGCAGGATACCCTAAATACGCATATAAACCCACAGCGGAAACAGGCTATGTGAATCTAGCAGTATTTTATGGTGCATGTAGCTTAGACTGCCTATTCTGCCAAAACTGGCATTATAGAAGCTTGTCAAAGAAGCTGAGTCCATACATGAGTAGTGAGGAACTTGCAAGTAAGGTTAACAGTAGAGTTTCATGTATATGCTTCTTTGGAGGAGACCCATCACCACAAATGCCACACGCCATAAAAACCAGTGAAATAGCCATGGAAAAAGCGGAAAAGGAAGGACGCATATTGAGAATATGCTGGGAAACCAATGGGAATATGAGTAGAGGATATGCATTAAGAGCAGCTGAACTATCATTCAAGACTGGTGGAGTGGTGAAATTCGATTTAAAAGCTTGGGATGAAAACATCTATAAGGCATTGTGTGGGGTATCCAATAAACCATCATTTGAAAACTTCAAAATGATAGGTGAAAAATACTTTAGAGAGAGAAGTGAAGTGCCAATTTTAACTGCAAGCACCCTCTTAATACCAGGATACATAGATGCCATTGAAGTGGAAAATATAGCTAAATTCATCGCAGAAATAGATCCAAACATACCATACACACTACTCGCATTCTACCCACAATACGTAATGGACGATCTACCAACAACAAGTAGGAAACAGGCATATGAATGCTATGAAATTGCAAAAAAGTATTTGAAAAATGTGAGGATAGGAAACATACACCTGCTATCCTAA
- a CDS encoding sugar phosphate isomerase/epimerase: protein MRVGISTLFCIGERFSDVVERLRTIDVEHLEVVDEWPHEFNDFRVNLIRRIVEERGLSLSIHAPFADVNIASTSPTMRNTALRRLKKSMKLSAKLNPTIWVFHSGVRSPIGSMLPSMDWKFNLNSIRELLHEARKYDLKIAIENFPVSSTLLVRGVEDFEKLYGDLGVDALDLGIAFDVGHANIGGYIDKFMEKFKERIIHVHVHDNDGKVDSHLGIGFGSINWAKVLNSLKKMNYRGVLVIESISNVKGSIENMRKLIEH from the coding sequence ATGCGTGTAGGTATTTCAACGCTGTTTTGTATTGGTGAGAGATTTTCTGACGTTGTGGAGCGTTTACGGACTATAGATGTTGAGCATTTGGAGGTTGTTGATGAGTGGCCTCATGAATTCAATGATTTTAGAGTTAATTTGATTAGGAGGATTGTTGAGGAGAGGGGGTTGAGCTTATCCATTCATGCACCCTTTGCAGATGTTAATATTGCATCGACATCTCCAACCATGAGGAACACGGCTTTGAGGAGACTTAAAAAGTCTATGAAGCTTTCAGCAAAGTTGAACCCTACAATTTGGGTTTTCCATTCAGGGGTTAGAAGCCCAATTGGTAGCATGCTTCCCAGCATGGATTGGAAGTTCAACTTGAATTCTATACGTGAATTGTTACATGAAGCTAGGAAATATGATTTGAAGATAGCTATAGAGAATTTCCCAGTATCATCCACACTTTTAGTTAGGGGAGTTGAAGATTTCGAGAAGCTTTATGGGGATTTAGGCGTTGATGCATTGGATTTGGGTATAGCATTTGATGTTGGGCATGCAAATATTGGTGGGTATATTGATAAGTTTATGGAGAAGTTTAAGGAGAGGATAATTCACGTTCACGTGCATGATAATGATGGAAAGGTGGATTCACATTTAGGAATAGGATTTGGAAGTATAAATTGGGCTAAAGTCTTAAATTCCCTTAAGAAGATGAATTATAGAGGGGTTTTAGTAATAGAATCAATTAGCAATGTTAAAGGAAGTATTGAGAATATGAGGAAATTGATTGAGCATTAA
- a CDS encoding DNA-3-methyladenine glycosylase, with the protein MILPKEYYSRDPEEVAIKLLGKLLVRELNGNRMSGYIVETEAYHGAWDPASKAYKSLRGDLAKTLYGEVGLTLIYGIHGKWLLNIVAHKGDGGAVLIRAIEPHEGIEYMMRNSGTTNPYKITSGPGKLCKALSIDKKLHKKPVYTKESGLWIEEGRKVEEWEIMKSHRIGVKVDLEKPLRFYIKGNPYVSRG; encoded by the coding sequence ATGATATTACCAAAAGAGTATTATTCAAGAGACCCTGAAGAAGTTGCAATAAAACTTCTTGGAAAATTACTTGTAAGAGAATTAAATGGTAATAGGATGTCAGGATACATAGTTGAAACAGAAGCTTATCATGGAGCATGGGATCCAGCATCAAAAGCATATAAAAGCCTGAGAGGGGACTTAGCCAAAACATTATATGGAGAAGTGGGATTAACGCTAATATATGGGATCCATGGCAAATGGCTACTAAACATAGTGGCACATAAAGGTGATGGTGGAGCAGTATTAATAAGAGCCATAGAACCCCATGAAGGAATAGAATACATGATGAGAAATTCTGGAACAACGAATCCATACAAAATAACCAGTGGACCAGGGAAACTATGCAAAGCACTATCCATAGACAAAAAACTACACAAAAAACCAGTATACACGAAGGAAAGCGGATTATGGATTGAAGAGGGGAGAAAGGTTGAGGAATGGGAGATAATGAAGAGCCATAGAATAGGAGTTAAAGTAGACTTGGAAAAGCCATTAAGATTTTACATTAAGGGGAACCCCTATGTATCAAGAGGGTAA
- a CDS encoding NAD(P)/FAD-dependent oxidoreductase yields MENIEEKEKLVEQNSQKNNAKNMPGMLYILVSFIPWIIYWVLCEILGALGIIIPLIFSITLILPQIIKRSFNLMDLTSTLYFSFAFICTFLLNSNVFLEKSGFLGYFALFLMALISIAAKQPYTLQVSKKDYPEVYWKNKSFLAINYVITLVWVGIFLLNAIMFLFLQFPLTVIFSNILVALGILFSILFPLKAPAYFISREFKEYDWRVKVDVEKPKGEDEYDVIIVGSGIGGLVCGSLLSKRGYKVLVLEQHYQVGGYCSSFKRSGFVFNTGVEDVSGLWEKGPLTYLLKELGFRKEELFVKNTSEYVFRGKRIKAENLEEFIEILSEMFPDEEGNIRAFFDEARKAYEECYMETEVYGVPLPAELIVKVFGERKLLNYPKEHPHFYDWMNKSFKEKLDEYFENEDLKEFLCALLGYVGTKPDKTPASSALTACISYYIHGGYFPRGGAQKFAESLKNFILNHGGKVLVNHKVDRILVENGEVVGVRVGERVFKASIVVSNANAKTTFLELIEKSNLREEFIEYIDGLKMSPSCFMVFLGVDMDLSKYPTLIKNIDEGYDIVINSNADPSLAPQGKSSITILTLANYQDFPERGTDEYIRKKQEYSEALIRKAEKVIPDLSKHIIVKDAATPKTFERYTSMPQGAIYSFDQSIGIKRPYFKTPIKGLYLVGASTFPGGGIEAVTISGIICAHDICNWKI; encoded by the coding sequence ATGGAAAATATTGAAGAAAAGGAGAAATTGGTTGAACAAAATTCTCAAAAGAATAATGCAAAGAATATGCCTGGAATGCTTTATATCCTTGTCTCCTTTATTCCATGGATCATTTACTGGGTTTTATGTGAAATTTTAGGTGCGTTAGGCATCATTATCCCCCTAATATTTTCCATAACTCTCATACTACCTCAAATCATTAAGCGTAGCTTCAACTTAATGGACCTTACGTCCACATTGTATTTCAGTTTTGCATTCATCTGTACATTCCTTCTCAACTCAAACGTATTTTTAGAGAAAAGTGGTTTTCTAGGATATTTCGCTTTATTTTTAATGGCATTAATTTCCATTGCCGCAAAACAACCATACACATTACAGGTTTCGAAGAAGGATTATCCGGAAGTATACTGGAAGAATAAATCATTCCTAGCCATTAATTATGTTATAACATTGGTTTGGGTAGGCATATTTCTGTTGAATGCTATAATGTTCCTATTCCTTCAATTTCCATTAACGGTTATTTTCTCAAACATATTGGTTGCCTTGGGTATATTATTCTCAATATTATTCCCCTTGAAGGCTCCAGCTTATTTCATCTCAAGGGAATTTAAGGAGTATGATTGGAGGGTAAAGGTTGATGTGGAAAAGCCTAAGGGGGAGGATGAGTATGACGTTATCATTGTTGGTTCTGGAATTGGAGGTTTGGTTTGTGGATCTCTACTCTCAAAGAGGGGTTATAAGGTTTTGGTTTTGGAACAACATTATCAGGTTGGCGGCTACTGCTCCTCATTCAAGAGAAGTGGATTTGTTTTCAATACGGGAGTTGAGGATGTGAGTGGATTATGGGAGAAGGGGCCTTTAACATATCTCCTCAAGGAACTTGGGTTTAGAAAGGAAGAATTATTCGTGAAGAACACTTCCGAATATGTTTTCAGAGGTAAGCGTATAAAAGCTGAAAATTTAGAAGAGTTCATTGAGATTCTCTCAGAAATGTTTCCAGATGAGGAGGGAAATATTAGGGCTTTCTTCGATGAAGCAAGGAAAGCTTATGAAGAATGTTACATGGAAACTGAAGTCTACGGCGTACCATTACCAGCAGAATTAATAGTTAAAGTTTTCGGGGAGAGAAAGCTTTTAAATTATCCTAAAGAGCATCCCCACTTCTATGACTGGATGAATAAGAGTTTTAAGGAGAAGCTTGACGAATACTTTGAAAATGAGGATTTAAAGGAGTTTCTATGCGCATTATTGGGGTATGTTGGGACGAAGCCAGATAAAACCCCGGCCAGTAGTGCATTGACAGCATGCATTTCATACTACATTCATGGAGGATACTTCCCCAGAGGAGGAGCACAGAAATTTGCGGAAAGTTTAAAGAATTTCATCTTAAATCATGGAGGCAAAGTTTTGGTCAATCATAAAGTGGATAGAATATTGGTGGAAAATGGGGAAGTTGTTGGGGTAAGGGTGGGAGAAAGGGTTTTCAAAGCATCAATCGTCGTGTCAAACGCCAATGCCAAAACCACATTTTTAGAGCTTATCGAAAAAAGCAATCTAAGGGAGGAGTTCATTGAATATATAGATGGGTTAAAGATGTCTCCCTCCTGCTTCATGGTTTTCCTAGGCGTTGATATGGACTTGTCAAAATATCCCACACTCATCAAAAACATCGATGAAGGATATGACATCGTCATCAATTCAAACGCCGATCCAAGCCTTGCACCGCAGGGGAAGTCAAGCATCACAATATTAACCCTTGCCAACTACCAAGATTTCCCAGAAAGGGGGACTGATGAATACATACGTAAGAAGCAAGAGTATTCAGAAGCACTAATTAGGAAAGCGGAAAAAGTTATACCGGATCTAAGTAAACACATAATAGTTAAGGATGCAGCTACACCTAAAACATTTGAAAGATACACATCAATGCCTCAAGGAGCTATATACTCTTTCGATCAATCCATTGGAATTAAAAGACCATACTTCAAAACACCAATAAAAGGGTTATACCTTGTAGGCGCCTCAACATTCCCAGGTGGAGGAATAGAAGCAGTAACAATATCAGGAATAATATGCGCCCACGATATATGCAACTGGAAAATTTAA
- a CDS encoding cysteine synthase family protein — protein sequence MFSKLEEIGKAIGNTPVLRLNRIASSNAASIYLKLEYMNPGGSHKDRIAYYMLKDAIESGRLREGGCIVEVSSGNTALSLAWMCVRLGLKAIFIAEVEISPVKMSILKLLGAEVVKVDASGIGDVDPRFLKAKELEARFNGLFMNQFSNEANFRAHYETTAREIVDQLNGRVDAFVMGVGTGGTITGVGKYLKERLGGDVLVVGVVPRGSSIIHGKPVSGEYIDGLAKNVVPELFLKYRGYIDRVVEVSEKDAVDMVKMLALKEGLFVGPSTGAAVFEALKIAEELGPGKNVVTIAADSLMRYPHLL from the coding sequence TTGTTCTCTAAGTTGGAGGAGATTGGGAAGGCTATTGGTAATACTCCTGTTTTGAGGCTTAATAGAATTGCTTCATCTAATGCTGCTTCAATTTATTTGAAGTTGGAGTATATGAATCCTGGTGGTAGTCATAAGGATAGAATTGCCTATTACATGCTTAAAGATGCTATTGAGAGTGGGAGGCTGAGGGAGGGTGGTTGCATTGTGGAGGTTAGTAGTGGTAATACTGCTTTATCGTTGGCTTGGATGTGTGTTAGGCTTGGTTTGAAAGCTATCTTCATAGCTGAAGTGGAGATTTCTCCAGTTAAGATGTCTATCTTGAAGCTTCTTGGTGCTGAGGTTGTTAAAGTTGATGCTAGTGGAATTGGTGATGTTGATCCCAGATTTTTGAAGGCTAAGGAGCTTGAAGCCAGATTCAATGGGTTATTCATGAATCAGTTTTCCAATGAAGCTAATTTTAGAGCTCATTATGAGACTACGGCTAGGGAGATTGTTGATCAATTGAATGGTAGGGTTGATGCATTTGTTATGGGCGTGGGGACTGGTGGCACTATTACTGGTGTTGGTAAGTATTTGAAGGAGAGGTTGGGTGGGGATGTGCTTGTTGTGGGTGTTGTGCCGAGGGGGTCTTCCATAATTCATGGGAAGCCTGTGAGCGGCGAATATATTGATGGATTGGCGAAGAATGTTGTTCCAGAATTGTTCTTGAAGTATAGGGGTTACATTGATAGGGTTGTTGAGGTTAGTGAAAAGGATGCTGTTGATATGGTTAAGATGCTTGCTTTGAAGGAGGGTTTATTTGTCGGCCCCTCTACTGGTGCAGCTGTTTTTGAAGCTTTGAAGATTGCTGAAGAGTTGGGTCCTGGGAAGAATGTTGTTACAATAGCTGCTGATAGTCTGATGAGATATCCACATTTACTCTAA
- a CDS encoding TrpB-like pyridoxal phosphate-dependent enzyme — protein sequence MNKKMYLDESEMPREWYNILPDLPEPLPPPLNPATGKPISPKDLEPIFSKELIRQEMSQERFIPIPNEVLEVYRIWRPTPLIRAYRLERALKTPARIYYKHEGVSPPGSHKPNTAVAQAYYNFREGVERVVTETGAGQWGSALSFATMFFGLKLTVYFVKISYMQKPYRVALMRAWGAEVVPSPSNKTKYGRSILEKDPNNPGSLGIAISEALEDATSHENTKYCLGSVLNHVCLHQTIVGLEAIRQLELLNEFPDVVIGCIGGGSNYAGISYPFYHLVKAGKAPKKIRFIAVEPTACPSMTKGVYMYDYGDTAGLTPLIKMHTLGHNFVPPPIHAGGLRYHGKAPSMCLLKKAGIYESIAYNQVEVFEAARLFAQTEGIIPAPETAHAIKAVIDEAIKCKQTGEEKVILFNFSGHGLLDLAAYQDFLDGKLQAYEYPIEEIQKSIERIKRLLLERGITP from the coding sequence ATGAACAAAAAGATGTATTTGGATGAAAGCGAAATGCCACGTGAATGGTACAATATACTTCCAGACTTACCAGAACCTTTGCCACCGCCACTCAACCCCGCTACTGGTAAGCCCATTTCGCCAAAAGACCTTGAACCGATATTTTCAAAGGAATTGATAAGGCAAGAAATGTCACAAGAAAGATTTATCCCTATACCAAATGAAGTACTGGAAGTATACAGAATATGGAGACCAACTCCCCTTATACGTGCATATCGACTCGAAAGAGCACTAAAGACGCCGGCAAGAATATACTACAAGCATGAAGGGGTAAGCCCGCCTGGAAGCCACAAGCCCAACACAGCTGTTGCACAGGCATATTACAATTTTCGAGAAGGCGTAGAGAGAGTAGTTACTGAAACTGGTGCTGGACAATGGGGTTCCGCTCTATCCTTTGCCACAATGTTTTTCGGCTTAAAGCTCACCGTATACTTTGTTAAAATAAGCTACATGCAGAAGCCTTACAGGGTAGCTTTAATGAGAGCTTGGGGTGCAGAAGTTGTTCCAAGTCCCAGTAATAAGACAAAGTATGGTAGAAGCATTTTGGAGAAAGACCCAAACAACCCTGGATCCTTGGGTATAGCGATAAGTGAAGCTTTAGAAGATGCTACATCACATGAAAACACTAAGTATTGCCTTGGAAGTGTCCTAAACCACGTATGTTTACACCAGACAATAGTGGGTTTAGAAGCTATTCGGCAACTCGAACTCTTAAATGAGTTTCCAGATGTAGTTATTGGCTGTATTGGCGGTGGGAGCAACTATGCGGGTATATCATATCCATTCTATCACTTAGTTAAAGCAGGTAAAGCCCCCAAGAAAATAAGGTTCATCGCAGTGGAGCCCACAGCCTGCCCCTCCATGACAAAGGGTGTATACATGTATGATTACGGAGATACTGCTGGATTAACACCACTCATTAAAATGCATACCCTCGGACACAACTTTGTCCCCCCACCCATTCACGCCGGTGGGTTAAGATACCATGGTAAAGCGCCTTCCATGTGCCTCCTAAAGAAAGCTGGAATCTATGAGAGCATTGCCTACAATCAAGTGGAAGTCTTTGAAGCAGCTAGACTGTTTGCACAGACAGAAGGGATAATTCCTGCACCTGAAACTGCTCATGCAATTAAAGCTGTGATAGATGAAGCCATAAAATGTAAACAAACAGGTGAAGAAAAAGTGATCCTATTCAATTTTAGCGGACATGGACTACTGGATTTAGCTGCATATCAAGACTTTCTAGACGGAAAACTCCAAGCCTATGAATACCCCATCGAGGAAATTCAGAAATCAATAGAGAGGATAAAAAGACTTCTATTAGAGAGAGGTATAACACCGTAA